DNA sequence from the Candidatus Izemoplasmatales bacterium genome:
AACGCCTCGACGAACTGCTTTCCGCCGCGATCGCGGCGGTTGAGGAACTCCTCTGAACGGGAGGAGTTTTTCACGCCCGGAACGGGCCGCTTCTTTCCAGCGGCCGAACCGCCGCCGCGTGATACAATGAAAGGGGGGGCGACGACATGCCCGTCACGATCTATGGAAAAAATCCCTGCAGGGAGATCCTCGCCGCCGGCCGGCCGGTGCGCTCCGCACGGATCCAGCGGGGCACGAACGACGACATCGCCGTGACGCTGCGGAGCGCCGGCGTACCGATCGAGGTCCTCGACAAGGCGGCATTCGACCGCGCCTGTCCCGGCAACCACCAGGGGGTCGCGCTCACGGTCGACGACTATCGGACGCTTTCGCTCGACGAGGCCTTCGAAAAGCACAAGAACGTCGGCAAGCCGTTCTACCTGATGCTCGACGGCATCGAGGACCCGCACAACCTCGGCGCCATCGTCCGCACCGCCGAAGCGGGCGGCGTGACCGGCGTCATCCTTCCCAAGGACAGGAGCGCCGGACTCTCCGGAACCGTCGCCAAGGTCGCGTCGGGAGCGCTCGAGTACGTCGACATGATCGAGGTCGTCAACCTCGCGACGACCATCGAGAAGCTCAAGAAGCGCGGCTTCTGGATCGTCGGCACGACGATGGACGCCGAGAAGAAGCATACCGACATCGACGTCTCGACGCCGCTCTGCGTCGTCATCGGAAGCGAAGGGAAGGGGCTCGGCCGGCTGATACGAGAGAGCGTCGACTACCTGGTGCGGATCCCGATGGTCGGGAAGGCCAACAGCCTGAACGCCTCGGTCGCCGCCGGCATCATCGTCTTCGAGATTCTGCGGAAGAGGGGATGACCCGTTGGATTTTCGCAATTACAACGACTACGAGATCATCGATCTGATCAGGCAGGGCAGCGAAGAGGCCTGGAACCTGATGTTCGAGAAGTACCGTTGGCTGATTGCGAAAAAGATCGCGAAGTTCAACCTCGCGGCCGAATACGACGACCGGTTCCAGGAAGCGCTCATGGTCATGCACCGGTCGATCGTGCATTTCGACGACCGCATGAACAAGTCGTTCACCCGCTACTTCGAATCCAACCTGGAGCATCACCTGATCTCGGTGATCCGCACGAGGCAGCGCCAGAACCGCTTCATGACCGAACGCCTCCCGCTCCTGATCGCCGACGAGGTCCGCGAGACCGAGGCGACGTACTACACGAAGGACGAGATCGAGGACGGCATCGGCACGCTCTCGCCGCTCGAGAGACGGATCTTCGAGGAACGGATGATCCGGAACCGTCCCGTCGCCGAAATCGCGGCCGCGATGGCGGTTCCGCCGAAAAAGGTGTACAACGCCGTGGAACGCATCCGCAAAAAAATTAAAATGCGTTTGGAACCATGATTTCCTTGACAAAATAATGTTATTTTGATACATTTAATAAAGCAAGCGAGTTGGTGAAATGATGAAAGACAAAGTCGTTCTGATCTGTCAGGAATGCCTGTCCCGCAACTACGAGATCAAAAGGCCGGCGGACATGAAAACCCGCTTCGAAATCATGAAATACTGCGACAAGTGCAAGAAACATACGCTCCACAAGGAAAGCAAATAGGAGGACCGCCATGGCCGACACGATCGTCAAGGAAGAGAAGAAAGTCAAGAAAGTCAAAGCCGCCGTCCAGCCCCAGCTGGCCAAGAACCCGGATGAGAAGCATTCCCGCATCATGGAAATCCTGAAGAAGGAATATGCGTTCGAGAACTGGCTGCTCGCCATCCTGAGCCCGGTCCTGATCCTCTACGGCGTCTACATCATCCTCGGCAAGTTCGGTTCCACCGACCTCACCGTCGCCCTCGGCAGCTCGGGCTACGCGTTCATCGACTTCTTCTTCGAGACCGACCTGAAGCGGATCCTCACCGGCGTCTTCCTGATCCTCGTCGGCGCGCTCGTCATCGTCTTCCTCGCGATCCCGGTGATCCGTCCGTCGGTGTCGGAGATGAAGAAGGTCTCCTGGCCGACCGGCAAGGAACTCGGCGTCGACACGATCCGCGTGTTCGGCTTCCTCGTGTTCCTGATCATCGTCTTCACGCTCTACGGTTTCGCCCTCGATCCGCTGTTCAAGTGGCTCTATACCCTCTAGGCGAAGGGCCCTGCGATGGAAAACAAACGTTTGTGGTACATCGTCCAGACCTATTCCGGGTTTGAGAACTCCGTCAAGGAGAACCTCAAGCGCCGGATCGAGACGATGCAGATGGAGAACAAGATCTTCGAGGTGATGATCCCCGAAGAACTGAAGGCCGAGAAGAAGGCCGACGGATCCGTCAAGGAAAAGATGGTCAAGATGTTCCCGGGCTACGTGTTCATCGAGATGATCGTCACCGACGACTCGTGGTTCGTGGTCCGCAACACCCCCGGCGTCACCGGCTTCCTCGGTTCCTCCGGCGGCGGCACCAAGCCGATTCCGCTGCTTCCCGAGGAGATCAATCCGATCCTGAAGAAGTGCGGCCTCCTGCAGGCGCAGAAGCTGAACGCCAAGATCGGCCAGAACGTCAAGGTCGCGACCGGCGCCTTCACCGGCCAGATCGGCACGATCGAAAACATCAACGACGAGAAGGGAACCGTCAAGGTCCTGCTCGAGATGTTCGGCCGCAAGACCCCGATCGAACTCGATTTCGCCGACATCGAGGTTCTGTAATCCTGTAAAAAAAGTCAGAGAAATCTGGCTTTTTCTTTTTCAAGGTCGATAACCCCTCGCCGCTCGTGTTATAATACCTTTTGACGTCTTTTTTCCGAGGTGTCCCATGCTCAAGCTCGTCAACGTATCGAAATACTACAGTTCCAACAACGTGATCGCGCTCGGTCTCCGGAAGGTGAACCTCGAATTCCGGCAGAACGAATTCGTCGCCATCGTCGGCGAATCCGGTTCCGGCAAGACCACGCTTCTGAACGTCCTCTGCGGAATCGACACCTATGAAGAGGGCGAGATGTACCTGAACGGCGAGGAGACCTCCTATTTCAGCGTCGCCGACATGGAGAACTTCCGCAAGAAGTACGTCGCCTTCGTCTTCCAGAACTACAACCTGATCGACTCCTACACCGTTCTCCAGAACGTCGAGGCGCCCCTGATCCTGGCCGGCGTCCCGAAGACGGAGATCCGCCCGCGGGCGATGGACATCATCCGCCGCGTCGGCCTCGAGAAGCACATCCACCACAAGTCGACGAAACTCTCCGGCGGTCAGAAGCAGCGCGTCGTGATCGCCCGCGCGCTCGCCAAGAACGCGCCGATCATCGCCGCCGACGAACCGACCGGCAACCTCGACTCCGTCTCCGCGAAGCAGATCATCGAACTGCTCCACGAGATCGCCAAAGACAAGCTCGTGATCGTCGTCACCCACGACTACGACCAGGTGAAGGACTACGCCACCCGCAAGATCCGCATCTTCGACGGCGAGATCGTCGAGGACGTCGAGGTCCGGCCGACGGCGAAGAGGGATCTTCCCAAGATCGCCGACGCGGAGACGCGCCTGTCGCCGACGAACCACCTCGGGATCGCCCTCCGGAACCTTCTGGCGGTGCCGCGCAAGTCGATCCTGATGATCCTCGTGTTCGCCGTCTTCTCGTTCTTCGTCGCGCTCGCCTACGGCGCCTTCAACGCCTCCATGCGCGACTACGAGGACTGGGGGAACTACTATTTCACCAACACCTCGATCACCCGCGTCGTCGTCCGCAAGGCGGACCGGACCGCCTTCACACCGGAGGACCTGGCTTCGCTCCTCGAGGTCGCGAACGTGAAGCTCTATGTCGAGAACGACTTCATCCTCGACTACGCCCTCGGCTACCAGGCGCTGGTCGCGAACGAGTGGGGCTACTACGACTACCTGAATCCCTACCCGCTCCCGCTCGGCCTTGTGACGGCGGAGACGCTTTACGCCGGGCGGATGCCCGAAGCCGCGGACGAGGTCGTGCTCGCGACCAACGAGCTCTACCTCGACGATTACGTCGACACCTACCTCGGCAAGGACCTGGCCGTGGCGACGGGCCGCGAATGGGGAACGGCCTCCGACGATCGCGTCACCGTCGTCGGTCTCGTCTCCTCGGAAGCGCTCGACGTCTCGGCGGGGTACTATTCCGACTTCATTCTGCTCGACGACGTCTCCCTGGCGGACGTCA
Encoded proteins:
- the rlmB gene encoding 23S rRNA (guanosine(2251)-2'-O)-methyltransferase RlmB, which codes for MPVTIYGKNPCREILAAGRPVRSARIQRGTNDDIAVTLRSAGVPIEVLDKAAFDRACPGNHQGVALTVDDYRTLSLDEAFEKHKNVGKPFYLMLDGIEDPHNLGAIVRTAEAGGVTGVILPKDRSAGLSGTVAKVASGALEYVDMIEVVNLATTIEKLKKRGFWIVGTTMDAEKKHTDIDVSTPLCVVIGSEGKGLGRLIRESVDYLVRIPMVGKANSLNASVAAGIIVFEILRKRG
- a CDS encoding sigma-70 family RNA polymerase sigma factor, encoding MDFRNYNDYEIIDLIRQGSEEAWNLMFEKYRWLIAKKIAKFNLAAEYDDRFQEALMVMHRSIVHFDDRMNKSFTRYFESNLEHHLISVIRTRQRQNRFMTERLPLLIADEVRETEATYYTKDEIEDGIGTLSPLERRIFEERMIRNRPVAEIAAAMAVPPKKVYNAVERIRKKIKMRLEP
- the rpmG gene encoding 50S ribosomal protein L33; translated protein: MKDKVVLICQECLSRNYEIKRPADMKTRFEIMKYCDKCKKHTLHKESK
- the secE gene encoding preprotein translocase subunit SecE; translation: MADTIVKEEKKVKKVKAAVQPQLAKNPDEKHSRIMEILKKEYAFENWLLAILSPVLILYGVYIILGKFGSTDLTVALGSSGYAFIDFFFETDLKRILTGVFLILVGALVIVFLAIPVIRPSVSEMKKVSWPTGKELGVDTIRVFGFLVFLIIVFTLYGFALDPLFKWLYTL
- the nusG gene encoding transcription termination/antitermination protein NusG — protein: MENKRLWYIVQTYSGFENSVKENLKRRIETMQMENKIFEVMIPEELKAEKKADGSVKEKMVKMFPGYVFIEMIVTDDSWFVVRNTPGVTGFLGSSGGGTKPIPLLPEEINPILKKCGLLQAQKLNAKIGQNVKVATGAFTGQIGTIENINDEKGTVKVLLEMFGRKTPIELDFADIEVL
- a CDS encoding ABC transporter ATP-binding protein/permease, with translation MLKLVNVSKYYSSNNVIALGLRKVNLEFRQNEFVAIVGESGSGKTTLLNVLCGIDTYEEGEMYLNGEETSYFSVADMENFRKKYVAFVFQNYNLIDSYTVLQNVEAPLILAGVPKTEIRPRAMDIIRRVGLEKHIHHKSTKLSGGQKQRVVIARALAKNAPIIAADEPTGNLDSVSAKQIIELLHEIAKDKLVIVVTHDYDQVKDYATRKIRIFDGEIVEDVEVRPTAKRDLPKIADAETRLSPTNHLGIALRNLLAVPRKSILMILVFAVFSFFVALAYGAFNASMRDYEDWGNYYFTNTSITRVVVRKADRTAFTPEDLASLLEVANVKLYVENDFILDYALGYQALVANEWGYYDYLNPYPLPLGLVTAETLYAGRMPEAADEVVLATNELYLDDYVDTYLGKDLAVATGREWGTASDDRVTVVGLVSSEALDVSAGYYSDFILLDDVSLADVTAYVYLAGGFAASTFTGTDNLGDPFTLSGIFNQYTLELDETVPLDTVYAPYYASSCDPDEDVCEADGTLTIADFYRTETFSDIHFEYVPAQIDGKYTMRIHPATAEALLGDGVFQVSAFTESDVGVDWTIRSIGAIRDGVLEPKFAVFYPYDSQSGEEYARFFVLLNILSAGFFLFFTLAGATLITYVIFRAIINTKMHDYAIYRTIGASRRMITAFIYLENVFTAVVAYAIVAGTLIALNTQETFLTEVIKYYNVGTYLILFGILIGMALLISGKYCRRVFGESVQRTLKAE